A segment of the Actinomycetes bacterium genome:
AGCCTACGAAGAGGCCTACAGCGGCGACTCGTGGGCCGATGGCGAGTGGGTCACCCACCCCGACACCGGCGAGCAGATGTGGCAGCCGGCTGATGGCAGCGCCCCGCTCACATACGAGCAGTGGGAAGCCTCGCAGGCCTCCGCTGATGCTCAAGCCACGGACGACGAGACAGCCGAAGCTCTGGACTCCGACACCGCAGATGCCGTGGCCGACGGCGAGGAAGCGGTGGCGGCCGACGAGGCGGCCGACGAGGCCGAGGTGGCAGCCGAGGTGGAAGCGGGCGAGGCCGTGGCCGCCGAGGTCGAGGCGGAGGCCGAAGGCGACTCCGAGACCGCAGCCGACTCAGAGGACGAATCGGCCGGCTGACACAACAGATCCGCGTTTCAGGGCCCCGGTGCGTTGCGCCCACGGCCAACACGGTTCGTAACCCGTGGCGATACATGCGAGGATAGAGGGCTGCCGCTCAAGGGCCGCGCGACGCGCGTCCCAGGCATACCCCCCAACGAATCAACGGGAAGAAGACCTTGGCCAAGGGAAAGATGCGCGTGTACGAGCTCGCCAAAGAGCTCGGCATGACCAACAAGGAGTGCCTCGACCTCTGCCTCGAGATGGGGTATGCGGTCAAGAGCCACTCCTCCTCGCTCGACGAGGCCTATGCCGACCAGGTGCGCCGCAAGGCCATCCGGGAGGGCCGCACGCGCGATGAGCAGCCCGAGGAGCCCAAGAAGAAGGCTCCCGCAAAGAAGAAGGCAGCGGCGAAGAAGAAGGCACCCGCCAAGAAGAAGGCGCCTGCCAAGAAGAAGGCGGCGGCAAAGAAGCCCGCGCCGGACGAGCCCGCCGAGGATGCCGGCGATGCAACCGAGGCTCCGGTCGAGCCCGATCCTGCTCCTGAGGCACCGGTTGAGCAGGCCCCGGCCCCCGAACCCCCGGCCCCGGCTGCGGCGCCAGGGCCCGATGTCGTGGAGCCCGTTGCGGCGGACGAGCCGCCAGCAGAGGTTGCCCCGGCTTCACACAAGGTCGTTTCCTCCAAGCCCGCCACGGGCAAGCCACGGCCCCCGATCGAGCCCCCGGTGGCTGCAGCCCCCGCTCCGGCCGCGGCACCCGTGCCCAAGCCGGCCGCGAAACCAGCGGAAGCGCCCGCTGCGCCGGCGGCAAAGGTCGACCCTGTGGAGCCAGCTGCCGAGCCTTCCGCCACCACGGCGGACCCGGCTGCCAAGCAGGCGCCCGACGAGGCCGCGCCGCCACCCACCTCTGATTCCGGCAAACCGATCCCGCCGCCGCCCAGCCCTCCGCGCTCCGCGTCCGGCAAGCCGATCCCGCCTCCGCCCGGTCTGGGTGGTCGCAAGGCAGCACCGCCCCGCACTGGTGGCCGACCCGGCGGTGGTGGGCCGCCCGGGCGTGGTCCCGCTGGTGGTCCCGGCGGAGGTCCCGGTGCTGGCCCAGGTGGTCCTCCCGGCGGCCGTCCGGGTGGGTTCCCCCCTGGCCGTGGTCGCCCCGGTGGCGGCCCACGCCCGCCGCGGCGCAAAGGCAGGCGACGTCGCAACCGCGAAGAGCTCCAGCCGATGGACGTGCCCACGTACACGCCCGCAGAGGCGCCGGTGCCCGAGGGCACCACGGTGGTCGAGCGTGCCTCCTCGCCCCAGGATCTCGGACCCAAGCTGAATCGCACCGCGGCCGATGTCGTGCGGTTCCTCATGCAGCAGGGTGAGATGGTCACCGCGACCCAGTCGCTCACCGACGACATGATCGAGCTGTTCGCCGCAGATGTGGGCGCCGAGATCTCCCTCGTGGACCCCGGTGAGGAACAGGAAGTCGAGCTCCGCAAGGTTCTCGAGGTGCCGGACGAGGAGTCCGACGATGACTCCGATCTTCCCGACCGCCCGCCTGTGATCACGGTCATGGGCCACGTCGACCACGGCAAGACCAAGCTTCTCGACTACATCCGAGACGCCAACGTCGTGGCCGGTGAGGCCGGTGGCATCACCCAGCACATCGGCGCCTACCAGGTGGAGAAGAACGGCAAGAGGCTGACCTTCATCGATACCCCGGGCCACGCTGCCTTCACGGCCATGCGCGCCCGCGGCGCAGACGCGACCGACATCGTGATCCTCGTGGTGGCGGCCGACGACGGTGTGATGCCCCAGACCGAGGAGGCCATCGCCCACGCGAAGGCTGCCGAGGTGCCGATCGTGGTGGCGATCAACAAGATCGACCGCGAAGGCGCTGACCCGAACCGCGTGATGCAGCAGCTCTCCGAGAAGGACCTCGTGCCCGAGGCCTGGGGTGGCGAGACGATCATGGTCGAGGTGTCCGCCCTGGAGGGCCTCGGGGTCGACGACCTGCTCGACAACCTCCTTCTCGTTGCCGAGGTCGAAGACCTCCGTGCCACGCCGGAAGGCCGGGCATCGGGCGTGGTGCTCGAGGCGCACCTCGACGTCGGCCGCGGCCCGGTTGCCACGGTGCTGGTGCAACGCGGCACCCTCAACGTGGGCGATCCGATGGTGGCCGGCCCGGCGTGGGGTCGCATCAGGGCCCTGGTGGACGACCATGGCAAACAGGTGAAGTCCGTGGGCCCCGCAACTCCTGTCGAGGTCCTCGGTCTGTCCGACGTCGCCGAGGCCGGCGATGCCTTCGTGGTGGCCCCCGATGAGCGCAAGGCCCGTTCGGTGGCCGAGACCCGCGATCGCTGGAAGCGTGAGGCGGGTCGTGCCCGCGACGCGTCGGTGATGAGCTCCGGCGCCAAGCTCGAGGACATCTTCGCCCAGATCCAGGCCGGGGAGCAGGCGATGCTCAACCTGGTGGTCAAGGCTGATGCACAGGGTTCCCTCGAGGCGCTGACGGAGTCGCTCCGCAAGCTCGAGCGGCCAGAGGTGAAGGTCGGCTTCGTGCTCCGCGGTGTCGGTGGCATCACCGAGTCCGACATCCAGCTGGCCGCCACGTCCAGCGCCACGGTGCTCGGCTTCAACGTGCGCCCGAGCCGCCAGGCCCGTGAGCTGGCTGACCTCGAAGACGTTGAGATCCGCACCTACGAGATCATCTACAAGCTGCTCGAGGACATCGAGTCGGCGATGCTCGGCATGCTCGAGCCCGAATTCAAAGAGCAGGTCACCGGCGAGGCCGAGGTGCGCGAGATCTTCCGTGTGCCCAAGATCGGTGCCGTTGCCGGCTGCATGGTCACCAACGGCCAGATCACACGCGGTTCCAAGGTGCGGTTCCTGCGCGAGGGCACGATCATCTGGAAGGGCGAGATCTCCTCGCTTCGCAGGTTCAAGGACGACGTTCGAGAGGTGGCCGCAGGATTCGAATGCGGCATCGGCCTTTCGGACTTCCAGGATCTCAAACAGGGCGACATCATCGAGACCTACGACCTCGAAGAAATCCCCCGCGACTGAGCGGCCCCATGGCACGCCGAGGTAACCCCAGGCCCTACCAGCGCACCGACCGCATCGGTGAGCTGGTGCGCGAGATCGTTGCCTCCGAACTCGAGCGCATCGGCGACGAGCGACTCGAGCTGGTCACGGTCACCGCGGTGAAGGTCGATGGTTCCCTCGACACCGCCGAGGTCTTCTACTCGGCCATGGCGGCTGAGGAGGACGACCGCCTCGACGAGGTGGTCGAGGCACTCGACGAGGTGCGCTGGCCGATCCAACAGGTCGTCAACCGCCAGGTTCGGGCGCGGCGCACACCGCAGATCCGCTTCAGTCCCGACGAAGTGCTCAGTGAGGCGATGCGGATCGAGGGAATCCTCAACGACATCGCGGCGCAGGCTCCCGCTTCAGACGAGACCGACTCGCCCGAGCCGGGGGGCGGCGCGGAGTGACCGCCGGCGCGGGGCCGTCGGGCCTCGCAGTCATCGACAAGCCGGCGGGCTGGACCAGCCACGATGTGGTCGCCAAGTGCCGGGGCATCTTCGGCACCCGGAAGGTCGGCCACTCGGGCACCCTCGACCCGTCGGCCACTGGCGTGCTCGTGTTGGGAGTCGGCCGGGGCACCAAGCTCTTGCGGTTCCTGAGTGGCCTGCCCAAGACCTATGAGGCGCGGATCACCCTCGGCGTCGAGACCGACTCGCTCGATGCAGACGGCGAGGTGACCGTCGCGCACGACATGGCTGCGCCGACCGTGGACGCCGTGGCCACGGCTGCTGGCGAGCTGACCGGCGACATCCTGCAGGTGCCGCCGATGGTCTCTGCGATCAAGGTCGGTGGAAAGCGCCTCCACCAGCTCGCGCGCGAGGGCAAGGAGGTCGAGCGGGAGCCCCGGCCCGTGACGGTGGCCCGATTCGATGTGCGCTCGACCGGCGACCCGATGGTTTGGGATGCGAGCGTGGATTGTTCCTCGGGCACCTATGTGCGGGTGCTCGCCGCAGACCTGGGGCACCTGCTCGGCGGAGGTGCTCACCTGTCGGGGCTGCGCCGCACGGCTGTGGGCCCGTGGGGGATCGACGAGGCCGCCCCGATGGAGTCCGCACCGCTGGCGCCGACCTCCCAGGTGTCCAGGGTCATGGAGTCCGTCGAGGTGGACGAAGCCACTGCAGCGCTGGTGCGCAACGGCCGGGTCCTTGCCCGCGTGGACCTTGGTTTGCGCGGGTCGGGCGGCGGCCCCTGGGCCGTCAGTACCGCGGACGGTGAGCTGTTGGCCGTGTACGAGTCGCACCGCGGCGACACGGCGAAGCCCGCCGTAGTGCTGGCTACCTGACCGCGGGCAGTACCGTTCTGGCCGTGGAGATCGTCAGGGACTCGTCTCAGTGCCCACGCCCCGAGCAGGGTTCGGTGGTGACCATCGGCGCGTACGACGGCGTGCACCTGGGCCACCGTGCGGTGATCTCCGATGTCTGCCGCCGCGCGGCCGAGGCGGGTCGCCGTAGTGCCTTGGTCACCTTTGACCGCCACCCGGCCCAGGTCATCCGCCCGGATTCGGCTCCGCGGCTGCTGACGGACCTTGATCAGCGCCTCGAGCTGCTCGAGCAGACCGGACTCGACATCGTCGTCGTGTTGACCTTCGATGAGGAGCGGGCGAAGGAAACGGCCGAGGAGTTCGTCAACGAGGTGCTCGTGGGGTGTCTCAACGCTGCAGAAGTGGTGGTGGGGGAGGACTTCCACTTCGGACACCGCCGCGGCGGCAACGTGGCACTTCTCACCGAGATGGGCGCCGATCTGGGCTTCGAGGTTTCCGGCATGCACCTGGTGGGACCTGACGGCGAGGCAGCCCGCGACGATGCACAGGTGAGCTCCACCGCGATCCGCCGGGCGCTGCATGACGGCCGCCTGGACGACGCAGAGCGCATGCTGGGCCGGCCACACGAGATGCGCGGCCCGGTGGTGCAGGGCGACAAGCGCGGCCGCACAATCGGCTTTCCGACCGCCAACGTGGCGATCGGCGAGGAAATGCTCATGCCCGCGGATGGCATATATGCGGGCCACCTGGTGCTCGAGGACGGCGGCGAGGTGCTTCCGTCGGCGATCTACCTGGGCCATCGCCCCACGTTCTACGACGAATCTGCCGCAACGCTGCTCGAGGTGCACGTACTCGGCTTCGAGGGCGACCTCTACGGTGAGCGGGTCGCAGTGCGGTTCAGCAACCGGATCCGCTCCGATGAGAAGTTCGACTCGGTCGACGCGCTGGCCGCGCAACTGGAGCGGGACTGCCGAGAAGCGGAGCGCCTGTTGGGCTGACCCGGGCTGGGAGCGCATCAGCGGGGAGCAGGCGGCGGACGGGCGGGGGAGGGACTGCCCCTGCGTGTGCAGGAACCCCTGGGGGCGGGCGGCCGTGGGTAATTGTCCGTAGCTTCGTGCGGAGTGGTTCCGTATGCACCCTTCGGGCCGGTAACTTGTGTTGACACCGTTCAGGGCGAGTCGGTGTGAGTCCAGGGGCGGAAAGGGCCAGATGTCTCAGGTACTTGAGCCGATCGAGGGACCAGTCCTCGACCAGCCGCTTGCCGAAGGTGCCGTCGAGGTGCCCCATCTCGCACGCCACGAGATCCTGCTGTCCGACGGCCACACCGTGGGGGTCACCGTTGCCGGCGAGGGCGTGCCACTGGTGGTGGTGCACGGGTTCTCAGCCGAGGGCTTCCTCTACGCCCAGTCGCTCTCGCGCCTGGTGGCGATGGGCTTCCGGGTGGTGGCGATCGACACAGCCGGCCATGGCGCCACACAGGGCCTTCCGTTGTCTGGTCACAACATCAACGACTATGCCGAGCTGCTGGGCCGTGCCATCGACGAGCTCGGCATCGAGCGCTTCGTGCTGGCGGGACACTCCATGGGCGGCCAGCTCGTTGCCCGGCTGGGTGCGCGATGGCCCGACCGCACCCTGGGCGTGATCTTCATCGATGCAATCGTGGGCGACACCTGGGACCGCATGGTCTATCTGTTCCGTGTCAACCCACCGTTGCTGGCCGCGATCGGCCTTGTCCTGCTGGCCGACTCGGTGACCATCGCTCCCACCTTCTCGAATCCCGGTCAGGCGGTGAAGCTGATGCGCCTGGTCGCGCCGACGCTGGTCGGTCACGCGACGCGCCCGTGGCGCCTGCTCGGGCCGATCCGCTCGATCCTGCGCACCCGTTCCAGCCGCTACGCCCTCGACGAACTGGCCCGCCACGGCGTTCCGGTCGTGGCGATCCATGGCTCCATGGATCTGGCCGTGCCGCACCGCACCGCTCGCGACACCGTCGAGCGCACCGACGGCACACTGGTCACGGTCAACCGCGGCGGCCATTCGTGGCTGCTGCGTGATCCGGAGTCATTGCCGGCGATCATGGCGGAACTGCTGGCTGGCCCGCTCGGCGACGGCATTCGCAAGGGGCTACGCGCGGCCGGGCTCCGCAAGCGCAAGCCCGACCTCGCGGACGTGGAGAAGGTCTGCTACGCGAGCGACGCGAGGGTTTTCGACCTCGTGGCGGAGGATCCGACCCGCAAGGTCGTGGGTCGGCACCGCAAGCCACGGTATTCGTGGACCTTCGAACAACCGGGTGATTCCTGAGGGATCCAGATCTGGTCCGCAGAGGTGTGCGGGAGTACAATTGGTACGCCCGACAAACGGCCGGGCAGCTCCGATGGTGCGTTTCGACGCCCATTGGGGCCGGGTCCTACACCCAGGAGAACCAATGACCAACCGCAAGGCCACAAACCTGGCCGACAAGCAGTCGACGATCTCGAAGTACGGCAAGAGCGACGCCGACACGGGATCCACCGAGGTCCAGATCGCACTGCTCACCGATCGCATCGAGCACCTCACCGAGCACCTCAAGGCCCACAAGAAGGACCATCACAGCCGCCGCGGTCTGCTGATGCTCGTGGGCAAGCGCCGCCGTTTCCTCGACTATCTGCGCGACAACGACGTGGAGCGCTACCGCGAACTCATCGCCGAGCTCGGCCTGCGCCGCTGACGGGCTCGGACCGACGGCCGCCCAGCACCGCAGCGACACCGAACCGGCAGTTCCCTGAGAGGGGTGCGCCGGTTCGTTCGCGTATCCGCGCGTCATCGACTACTCTAAGTAGAACGAAAACCGCGGCTAGCCGGTCAGTTACCGGTTGCCGACGTCCGGGCCGCCCCCGCCCGTAGCCACCCTGGTTCCACAGGAGTGGGTCGCACGGGAGCAAAGGCGCTTTCCCCGGGGGTCGACCACTGGCAACTGGCCCGCCGCATGAAGGGTCCAAAGGGGACCCAAGGAGGGCCAATCATGGCCGAACCCATCCGCGTCGAGGCTGACATAGCCGGCGACGAATTCAAGAAGCTAACCCTCGAGGCGGGCAAGTACGCCGGTCTCGCCGACGGATCCGTGATGGTCGGGCTCGGCGAGACCCGGGTGCTCGTGACCGCGACAGCGGCGCGTGCCCCTCGTCCGGGTGCCGACTTCTTCCCGCTCACCGTCGACATCGAGGAGCGCATGTACGCCGCGGGCAAGATCCCCGGCTCGTTCTTCCGACGTGAGGCTCGCGCCGGTGAGGCAGCGATCCTCACCTGCCGCCTCATCGACCGTCCGCTTCGCCCCTCGTTCCCCGAGGGCTTCCGCAACGAGGTCCACGTGGTGGGCACCGTCATGGGCGCCGACCAGGAGAACCCCTACGACGTCGCCTCGATCAACGGTGCATCTGCAGCGCTCATGCTCTCGGGCATTGCGTTCGACGGGCCGATCGGTGCCGTTCGCCTCGCGTACACAACCGATGGTGAGTGGCTGGCACACCCGACCTACCAGGAGAGCGAGGCTGCGACCTTCGAGATCGTCGTCGCAGGTCGCGAGCTCGACAACGGCGATGTCGCCGTGATGATGGTCGAAGCCGGTGGCACCGAGAAGTCTTGGAGCTACTTCGAAGAGGGCGCTCCCAAGGTCGACGAAGAGGCCCTGGCCACGTCGCTCGAGGAGAGCAAGCAGTACATCAAGGCTGCGATCGCCCTCCAGAAGGACCTCGTGTCCGCCTATGAGGCCGAGTACGGCCAGATCGAGGCCATTCCCTACAGCGTTTCGACCGACTACGACGACGATGTGTTCGCCGCGGTCGAGTCGGCAGCGGGCTCGAAGATGGTCGACGTGCAGTCGATCGCCGACAAGGCGGAGCGCTCCGAGGCCGAGGACACACTCAAGGCCGAAGTCGTCGATTCGGTGGTGAGCGGCCTGGTCACCGACGAGCGTGACGAGGAGGCCACGACCAAGCAGGTCAAGGCAGCTGTTCGGTCCCTCACGAAGGCGACTGTGCGCAGCCGCATCGTCAACGATGGCGTGCGCATCGATGGCCGTGGCCCGGCCGACATCAGGGCCCTGTCCGCCGAGGTCGGCGTCATCCCCACCGCACACGGCACCGGCCTGTTCCAGCGTGGTGAGACCCAGGTGCTCAACTTCTGCACGCTCGGCATGCAGAAGATGGACCAGATGGTCGACGGCATCGATCCGCAGACCAAGAAGCGTTACCTGCATCACTACAACTTCCCGCCCTTCTCCACCGGCGAGCCGGGCTTCATGCGCGGCCCCAAGCGCCGCGAGATCGGCCACGGTGCGCTCGCCGAGCGTGCGGTGTTCCCCGTGGTTCCCTCCCTCGAGGAGTTCCCCTACACGGTCCGCCTCGTCTCCGAGGTATTGAGCTCCAACGGCTCCACCTCGATGGCGTCGGTCTGCTCCTCCAGCCTCTCGCTGATGGACGCCGGTGTGCCGATCAAGGCTCCGGTGGCAGGCATCGCGATGGGCCTCGTCTACGCCGATGGCAAGTACACGACGCTCACCGACATCCTCGGCGCCGAGGATGCCTTCGGCGACATGGACTTCAAGGTCGCCGGCACGCGTGACTTCGTCACGGCACTGCAGCTCGACACCAAGATCGACGGCATCCCCGCCGATGTTCTCGCAGCGGCGCTCAACCAGGCCAAGGACGCACGCCTGCAGATCCTGGACGTGATGGCCGGTGCGCTCGAGGGTCCCCGTGAGGAACTCGCCGAGACCGCCCCGAAGATCATCAGCTTCGAGATCCCCGCCGACAAGATCGGTGAGGTCATCGGCCCGAAGGGCAAGGTCATCAACTCGATCCAGGGCGAAACCGGCGCCGACATCAGCGTCGACGACGATGGTCTGGTCGGCGTCGTGGCCATCGCTGCGGTCGACATGGGTGCGGTCAACGAGGCCGAGCGCCAGATCAAGCTGATCCTCGATCCGCCGACGGCCGACGTGGGCGAGACCTATGCCGGACGGGTGGTCAACATCACCAAGTTCGGTGCCTTCGTCAACATCCTCCCGGGCCGTGACGGCCTGGTGCACATCTCCAAGCTCGGAGGCGGCAAGCGGATCAACAAGGTCGAGGATGTGCTCGCTCTCGGCGATGAGATCGAGGTGAAGGTCGACGACATCGACCCCAACGGCAAGATCTCGCTGACCCCCACATCGGACGCAGACCCAAAAGCGACTGAGGGCGGCGCCGCCGCCCAGTCCGACGGTGACGCCGAGGGCTCTGATTCCAGCAACGACGACTCCGGCCGTGGCAGCTCCTCACAGGGCGCCAACGGTGGCGGCAACGGCTCCGGTGGTCGCCGCCGCGAGGCAAGCTTCTCGTCCAACTACGACGAGACGCTCGCCGAGAAGCACGGTGACCTCGGTCCGTCATCCGCCCGCTCCGGCGGGCGCGGTGGTGGCCGTGGTGGCAGGGGTCGCGGACGACGATGACCTGCGCGGACCGGTTGGTCGGTGAGCTATGAGCGCACCGACCGACCGCGTCCGACGCACGTTGCTCGACAACGGGCTGCGCGTGGTGACCGACGAACAGCCCGACAGGGCGATGTTGTCGGTCGCCGCGTGGGTGTCTGTCGGCTCGCGTGACGAATCCGAGCAGCTGTCCGGAGCGTCGCACTTCCTCGAACACCTGCTGTTCAAGGGCACGGCGGATCGTGACGCCCGCTCGATAGCTGTGGCGATCGACGCGATCGGCGCTGAGATGAATGCCTTCACCGCGAGCGAGCACACGGCGTTCTACACCAATGTGCCGGTGCACGACGCGCACGTAGCGGTGGATCTCCTCCTCGATGTGCTTGACAAACCGCTGCTCGCCAGCCGCGAAGTCGATGCAGAGCGCCACGTGATCCTCGACGAGCTGGCAGCGGCCCAGCAAGACCCTGACGACCTCGCATCGGTGACCCTGTTCGAGTCGCTGTTCCCCGGCCACCCCCTCGGACGGGAGACCCTGGGAACCGGCGAGTCGATCAGGGGCATCTCGAGTGACGACATCAGGGGCTTCTTCGAGTCGTGGTACTTGCCGGCCAACCTGGTCATTGCGGCCGCCGGCCCGATCGACCACGACCTGCTGGTCGAGGAGGTTGCGTCGCGGTTCTCTGCCAAGAAGGCGGGCACCAGGCCCGAGCGACAGGCTCCCGAGTGTGAAGTGGTCAGCCGGGCATTCCACGAGCGGCCGACCGAACTGGCACACCTTGGCATCGGCTGGCGCGCTCCTTCGGTGCAAAGTGACGACCGCTACGCGCTTTCCCTGCTCAACCACGTGTTCGGTGGTGGCCCTTCCAGCCTGCTGTTCCAGGAAGCGCGCGAGAGTCGCGGGCTCACGTACTCGATCGGCTCCGAAGTCGCCCAGCATGTCGACGCCGGGGCGCTCACCGTGCACTGCGCCACGTTGGCCGAACAGGCTCCGAGGCTGCTCGAGGTGATCGAGGGCATCACCACCGACCTGGCGGAGCATGGCATCGACAGGGAAGCCCTGGCGCGCGCCAAGGGTGCCATGCGCGGTTCGATGCTGATGGGCCTCGAGAGCCCTGTGGCGCGCATGACGCGCCTCGGCGTGGGTGAGGTGATGCGTGGCGAGGTCCTGCCCGTGCAAGAGCACCTCGAACGCATCGAAGCGGTGACCGTCGATGATGTCCGCCGGGTGTCAGCCGACGTATTCGGCGGCCCGTCGGCGCGCTCGCTCGTCGGGCCGGTCGACATCCCGGCCTGACAGCGGGCTTCAGCTACCGGGCAGGTCTTCGACCTCGGAGCGGTTGATTCCGAGCACGAACAGCACCGCGTCGAGGAACGGCACGTTGACCGTGGTGTCTGCTGCCTGCTGCACGACCGGCTTGGCGTTGAAGGCCACCCCGAGGCCGGCCGTCGCAAGCATGTCGAGGTCGTTGGCGCCGTCGCCCACAGCAACGGTCTGTGACAGCGGGATCCCCTCGCGCCTGGCGAACTCGGCGAGCATCTCGGCCTTGTGGGCCCGGTCGACGACCTTGCCCTCTACTTCGCCGGTCAGCTTGCCGCTCGAGATACCCAGCTCGTTGGCAACGGCATGGTCGAGGTCGAGATCGGCCTTGAGGTGGTCGGTGAAGTGCGTGAAGCCGCCCGACACGATCCCGACCGTGTAGCCCAGCCGTTTGAGCGTGCGAATGAAGGTGCGTGCCCCGGGCGTGAGTCGCATCCGCTTGCGTGCGCGCTCGAGTGCCTCGACCTCCAGCCCGGCGAGGAGCCGGACCCGTTCGCGCAGTGCCCCTTCGAAGTCGAGGTTGCCGGCCATGGCCTCCTCGGTCACGGCCCTCACCTGTTGGTGGCAGCCGGCTTCTTCGGCGATCAGTTCGATGACCTCGTCCTGGATGAGGGTGGAGTCGACATCGAGCACCACGAGTCGCTTGGCGCGCCGTTCGAGTCCTGCCGGCTGCACCGCCACGTCGAGGCCGTGCGTGGCCGATGCCTGTGCAAGCACTCGCTGCAGCTCCGTGCGGTCGGCGTCACGCACCAGGAATTCGTATGCGTACACCGGGTAGCGGGCGAGGCGCACGATGCGCTCGATGTTGGCGCCCGCGGCGACCACCGCTCCCGCGATCGCACCCAGTTCGCTGGGTGACAGCTCGGTCTCCAGTTCGTGACCGAGCACTGTGACCGCGTCCAGTGAGGCGGCATGGCCGGTCGGGGGCGGCACCGGTTCGAGGCTCACCGTGAGGTCGCGCTCCGATCCCAGGTGTTCGAGCAGGTCCCGGATCCGGTCGGGGCCTTCGGCGGGGGCGTCAATCGCCACCGCCAAGGTGAGGTGACCTCGTACGAGCACCTGCTCCACGTCCTGCACCGTCGAGCCCGCGAGTTCGAGCAGGGTCATCAGATCTGCGGTGATGCCCGGCCGGTCCGCTCCGCTGACGCGCAACAGGAAGGCGCCCGCGCCCGGGTGGCTCGGCTGCGGGCTGTCATCGGGCATGCAGCTACGGTACGGCGCGGCGGGCCCCTCCAGCGACACGGGCCCGTTGTGCCAAAGTCGGACACGAGGGGGACTCATGGCAATGGTCGAAGTCGACGAGCCGGGATCGGCAATCCGGGTGGTGCGTCTCAACAGGCCCGACCGCCTGAATGCGATGTCCATCGACCTGGCGGTGGAGCTCGACGAGGTGCTCGCAGAGGTGGGTCGCGACAACGAGTGCCGCGTGGTAATCCTCACCGGCGAGGGCAGGGCCTTCTCCTCCGGACTCGACCTCAAGGACTACGGGGTGATCCCCAATGTGGATGGCCTGAGCGTGCACAGGATCTCGACGCGGTCGATGCGCATGTACTCCGGCCTCGTGTTGAGGATGCGCGAGATCCCCCAGCCTTTGATCGCCGCGGTGAATGGGGTCGCCTTCGGCGGCGGCATGTGCCTGGCGCTGGGTTGTGACCTGCGGATCGCGTCGGAGTCCGCCGAATTCAACGCCACGGGGATCGTGAATGGCCTCTCCTCGGTGGAGATGGGTGCCGGCTGGCTGCTGCCGCGCCTGATCGGAGGAGCCAACGCCAACGACCTGCTGCTGACGGGCCGGGAGGTGGATGCCGCCGAGGCAATGGCGATGGGTCTGGTGTCGCGGGTCGTGCCCGACGACGAGTTGCTCGACGAAGCCCGCTCGATGGCGGAGCCGATGGCGAAGTACTCGCACTTCGGCCTCGAGTTGACTAAACAGACACTGCGCTCCGAACTCGAGGTCAACAGTCTTCGTGCCGCCATCGACCTCGAGGATCGCAGCCAGTTGAT
Coding sequences within it:
- a CDS encoding polyribonucleotide nucleotidyltransferase; amino-acid sequence: MAEPIRVEADIAGDEFKKLTLEAGKYAGLADGSVMVGLGETRVLVTATAARAPRPGADFFPLTVDIEERMYAAGKIPGSFFRREARAGEAAILTCRLIDRPLRPSFPEGFRNEVHVVGTVMGADQENPYDVASINGASAALMLSGIAFDGPIGAVRLAYTTDGEWLAHPTYQESEAATFEIVVAGRELDNGDVAVMMVEAGGTEKSWSYFEEGAPKVDEEALATSLEESKQYIKAAIALQKDLVSAYEAEYGQIEAIPYSVSTDYDDDVFAAVESAAGSKMVDVQSIADKAERSEAEDTLKAEVVDSVVSGLVTDERDEEATTKQVKAAVRSLTKATVRSRIVNDGVRIDGRGPADIRALSAEVGVIPTAHGTGLFQRGETQVLNFCTLGMQKMDQMVDGIDPQTKKRYLHHYNFPPFSTGEPGFMRGPKRREIGHGALAERAVFPVVPSLEEFPYTVRLVSEVLSSNGSTSMASVCSSSLSLMDAGVPIKAPVAGIAMGLVYADGKYTTLTDILGAEDAFGDMDFKVAGTRDFVTALQLDTKIDGIPADVLAAALNQAKDARLQILDVMAGALEGPREELAETAPKIISFEIPADKIGEVIGPKGKVINSIQGETGADISVDDDGLVGVVAIAAVDMGAVNEAERQIKLILDPPTADVGETYAGRVVNITKFGAFVNILPGRDGLVHISKLGGGKRINKVEDVLALGDEIEVKVDDIDPNGKISLTPTSDADPKATEGGAAAQSDGDAEGSDSSNDDSGRGSSSQGANGGGNGSGGRRREASFSSNYDETLAEKHGDLGPSSARSGGRGGGRGGRGRGRR
- a CDS encoding insulinase family protein, whose amino-acid sequence is MSAPTDRVRRTLLDNGLRVVTDEQPDRAMLSVAAWVSVGSRDESEQLSGASHFLEHLLFKGTADRDARSIAVAIDAIGAEMNAFTASEHTAFYTNVPVHDAHVAVDLLLDVLDKPLLASREVDAERHVILDELAAAQQDPDDLASVTLFESLFPGHPLGRETLGTGESIRGISSDDIRGFFESWYLPANLVIAAAGPIDHDLLVEEVASRFSAKKAGTRPERQAPECEVVSRAFHERPTELAHLGIGWRAPSVQSDDRYALSLLNHVFGGGPSSLLFQEARESRGLTYSIGSEVAQHVDAGALTVHCATLAEQAPRLLEVIEGITTDLAEHGIDREALARAKGAMRGSMLMGLESPVARMTRLGVGEVMRGEVLPVQEHLERIEAVTVDDVRRVSADVFGGPSARSLVGPVDIPA
- the serB gene encoding phosphoserine phosphatase SerB, which codes for MPDDSPQPSHPGAGAFLLRVSGADRPGITADLMTLLELAGSTVQDVEQVLVRGHLTLAVAIDAPAEGPDRIRDLLEHLGSERDLTVSLEPVPPPTGHAASLDAVTVLGHELETELSPSELGAIAGAVVAAGANIERIVRLARYPVYAYEFLVRDADRTELQRVLAQASATHGLDVAVQPAGLERRAKRLVVLDVDSTLIQDEVIELIAEEAGCHQQVRAVTEEAMAGNLDFEGALRERVRLLAGLEVEALERARKRMRLTPGARTFIRTLKRLGYTVGIVSGGFTHFTDHLKADLDLDHAVANELGISSGKLTGEVEGKVVDRAHKAEMLAEFARREGIPLSQTVAVGDGANDLDMLATAGLGVAFNAKPVVQQAADTTVNVPFLDAVLFVLGINRSEVEDLPGS
- a CDS encoding enoyl-CoA hydratase (Catalyzes the reversible hydration of unsaturated fatty acyl-CoA to beta-hydroxyacyl-CoA) yields the protein MAMVEVDEPGSAIRVVRLNRPDRLNAMSIDLAVELDEVLAEVGRDNECRVVILTGEGRAFSSGLDLKDYGVIPNVDGLSVHRISTRSMRMYSGLVLRMREIPQPLIAAVNGVAFGGGMCLALGCDLRIASESAEFNATGIVNGLSSVEMGAGWLLPRLIGGANANDLLLTGREVDAAEAMAMGLVSRVVPDDELLDEARSMAEPMAKYSHFGLELTKQTLRSELEVNSLRAAIDLEDRSQLMAGFTDNLPEAIRAFDSGRPPVFVDDPRRDLFETPDGD